A genomic window from Pyxidicoccus trucidator includes:
- a CDS encoding DUF4202 family protein, translating into MLRQLLLSDFGSEGPTAGHGWALVQAEFPTVGIGPLANGRGSRVLRLDVSEWGSLDFDPFTWDERVFGAAESSEQLALHLEGARGEALVIAALEILTRYQGLVGRRNEASSIRVFDRLLARHRALHDLHLPGVRADYQHALDAWQWALRLRPEADLAVQAAALFHDVERLVPGADPRGEHPAPGCQAFKGAPAARGAALTCEVLEEVGADTDTCQRVRNLVANHERPDGDPDLALINDADALSFFSLNASGFIRYFDPEHSRHKVANTLARLRPAQLRRLGQMRLAPSVKVLLDAQLSSIPCSGGEA; encoded by the coding sequence ATGCTCCGCCAGCTGCTGCTGTCCGACTTCGGGAGCGAGGGGCCCACCGCTGGCCATGGGTGGGCGCTCGTTCAGGCGGAGTTTCCCACCGTGGGGATAGGTCCGCTGGCGAACGGCCGGGGCTCGCGCGTGCTGCGCCTGGACGTGTCCGAGTGGGGCTCGCTGGACTTCGACCCCTTCACCTGGGACGAGCGCGTCTTCGGCGCGGCGGAGAGCTCCGAGCAGCTCGCCCTGCACCTGGAGGGCGCGCGGGGCGAGGCGCTCGTCATCGCCGCGCTCGAAATCCTCACCCGCTACCAGGGCCTCGTGGGCCGCCGCAACGAGGCCTCGTCGATACGCGTCTTCGACCGGCTGCTGGCGCGCCACCGCGCGCTCCATGACCTGCACCTGCCGGGGGTGCGCGCGGACTACCAGCACGCGCTGGACGCATGGCAGTGGGCGCTGCGGCTGCGCCCGGAAGCGGACCTGGCGGTGCAGGCCGCCGCCCTCTTCCATGACGTGGAGCGGCTGGTGCCCGGAGCGGACCCGCGCGGCGAGCACCCGGCCCCGGGCTGCCAGGCCTTCAAGGGCGCCCCTGCGGCACGGGGCGCGGCGCTGACGTGCGAGGTGCTGGAGGAGGTGGGCGCGGACACCGACACCTGCCAGCGCGTGCGCAACCTCGTGGCGAACCACGAGCGCCCCGACGGGGACCCGGACTTGGCGCTCATCAACGACGCGGACGCGCTGTCCTTCTTCTCGCTGAACGCGTCCGGCTTCATCCGCTACTTCGACCCCGAGCACAGCCGCCACAAGGTGGCGAACACGCTCGCGCGGCTGCGCCCGGCGCAGCTCCGCCGGCTGGGGCAGATGCGGCTGGCCCCCTCGGTGAAGGTCCTCCTGGACGCGCAGCTCTCCTCCATCCCCTGCTCCGGGGGCGAGGCCTGA
- a CDS encoding FRG domain-containing protein, which produces MRELRVNTWLELQDALFADSWNEALGRHRPSFVFRGMPHVEHDLSTALNRKGMFVRQEKDLLRAFRKYAHANAQQQMQSLWDWLALAQHHGLPTRMLDWTFSPNVALHFLTEDTDLRDQDGVVWCVDYRETNRLLPKPLKAQLRREGADVFTGEMLAAVAGDLSAFDRMAKHPFVLFFEPPSLDARIVNQFALFSVMNGPALRLDEFLQDQKQGVRRLIIPAALKWEVRDKLDQANVTERVLFPGLDGLSRWLRRYYSPRPR; this is translated from the coding sequence ATGCGGGAGCTGCGGGTCAACACGTGGCTGGAGCTCCAGGACGCCCTCTTCGCAGACTCCTGGAACGAGGCGCTGGGACGGCACCGCCCCAGCTTCGTCTTCCGGGGCATGCCGCACGTGGAGCACGACCTGTCCACCGCCCTCAACCGCAAGGGCATGTTCGTGCGACAGGAGAAGGACCTGCTGCGCGCCTTCCGCAAGTACGCGCACGCCAATGCCCAGCAGCAGATGCAGTCGCTGTGGGACTGGCTGGCCCTGGCCCAGCACCACGGGCTGCCCACGCGGATGCTGGACTGGACGTTCAGCCCGAATGTCGCGCTGCACTTCCTCACCGAGGACACCGACCTGCGGGACCAGGACGGCGTGGTGTGGTGCGTGGACTACCGCGAGACGAACCGCCTGCTCCCGAAGCCCCTGAAGGCCCAGCTTCGGCGGGAGGGCGCGGACGTCTTCACCGGGGAGATGCTGGCCGCCGTGGCCGGGGACCTGAGCGCCTTCGACCGGATGGCGAAGCACCCCTTCGTGCTCTTCTTCGAGCCGCCCTCGCTGGACGCGCGCATCGTCAACCAGTTCGCCCTCTTCTCGGTGATGAACGGGCCCGCGCTGCGCCTGGACGAGTTCCTCCAGGACCAGAAGCAGGGCGTGCGCCGGCTCATCATTCCCGCCGCCCTGAAGTGGGAGGTGCGCGACAAGCTGGACCAGGCCAACGTCACCGAGCGCGTGCTCTTCCCGGGCCTGGACGGGCTGAGCCGCTGGCTGCGCCGCTACTACAGCCCGCGGCCCCGCTGA
- a CDS encoding xanthine dehydrogenase family protein molybdopterin-binding subunit, with protein MSHDAKPKPGPEPVGEVLGQSVPKTDAREKVTGRALYTDDLVLPGMLHGALLGSPHPHARILSYDTSRAKALPGVRAVLTAEDLPPVDIGPVIKDQPLLARGKVRYAGEPVAAVAAVDLPTARRALELIDIRYEVLPAVFDVEKALLPDAPVLHAPRGPGHPNLATHIRLVEGEPARMWERCHAIIEDVYETPAQQHIYLEPCTTLAAVDPDSGRVTIHTSTQTAFRVQAITAEALAVPMSRIRVLVPRVGGAFGGKVESTNQPITAALAKAAGAPVRLTFSRTDDMRMMRSRHAARIHMRTGATRDGRILARQVRIHYDTGAYADDGPFVAAIGSYFARGPYRIPHVDVECFSVYTNKLRAGAFRGFGNPQVHFASEIQVDRLAEALGMDPIELRLRNALETGEKWLGGAPVESGTLRACLEKAREASDWHRRRERPAIPSPGKRRGIGVAAIGHVSGLLGSSATVRLNEDGTVNVMTGAVDTGQGSDTALAQVAAGALGLSLEQLHFSRPDTDTSPYDWCTGGTRTTFTVGHVIAQACEQVREQLFEHAGAILERPVRVLELRPGGLVGVRGEPGVSVSFGAIAGRALYVEGGPIVATARWLFPAWQLDTRRTTVEGLPSMGNGFFIFGVQVAEVEVDELTGKVELLEAWSVHDVGRALNPAAAEGQVQGGFVQGLGYALTEELVWKDGHLVNPSMSGYKVPGALDVPVAIHPILLEHAFGPGPFGAKGVAEAGVVGVAPAVCNAIRHATGACVNQIPATGERVLRALLAREEAHSKD; from the coding sequence ATGAGCCACGACGCGAAGCCGAAGCCCGGGCCGGAGCCCGTGGGCGAAGTCCTGGGGCAGTCCGTGCCGAAGACGGACGCGCGCGAGAAGGTGACGGGGCGCGCGCTCTACACCGACGACCTGGTCCTCCCCGGCATGCTGCATGGCGCGCTGCTGGGCAGCCCGCATCCCCATGCCCGCATCCTGTCGTATGACACCTCGCGGGCGAAGGCGCTGCCCGGCGTCCGTGCGGTGCTCACCGCCGAGGACCTGCCCCCTGTCGACATCGGCCCCGTCATCAAGGACCAGCCGCTGCTCGCGCGGGGCAAGGTCCGCTACGCGGGCGAGCCCGTGGCCGCCGTCGCCGCGGTGGACCTGCCGACGGCCCGCAGGGCGCTCGAGCTCATCGACATCCGGTACGAGGTCCTCCCCGCGGTCTTCGACGTCGAGAAGGCACTGCTTCCAGATGCGCCCGTGCTTCATGCGCCGCGCGGCCCCGGCCATCCCAACCTCGCCACGCACATCCGGCTGGTGGAGGGCGAGCCCGCGCGGATGTGGGAGCGGTGCCACGCCATCATCGAGGACGTCTACGAGACGCCCGCGCAGCAGCACATCTACCTGGAGCCGTGCACCACGCTGGCGGCGGTGGACCCCGACAGCGGCAGAGTCACCATCCACACCTCGACGCAGACGGCGTTCCGGGTGCAGGCCATCACCGCCGAGGCGCTGGCCGTGCCCATGTCCCGCATCCGCGTCCTGGTGCCCCGGGTGGGCGGCGCGTTCGGCGGCAAGGTGGAGTCCACCAACCAGCCCATCACCGCCGCGCTGGCGAAGGCGGCCGGCGCGCCGGTGCGGCTGACCTTCTCCCGCACGGACGACATGCGGATGATGCGCTCGCGCCACGCGGCCCGCATCCACATGCGCACGGGCGCGACGAGAGATGGGCGCATCCTCGCCCGCCAGGTCCGCATCCACTACGACACCGGGGCCTACGCGGACGACGGGCCCTTCGTCGCGGCGATTGGCAGCTACTTCGCGCGCGGGCCGTACCGCATCCCCCACGTCGACGTGGAGTGCTTCAGCGTCTACACCAACAAGCTCCGGGCCGGCGCGTTCCGGGGCTTCGGCAACCCGCAGGTCCACTTCGCCAGTGAGATTCAGGTGGACAGGCTCGCCGAGGCGCTGGGCATGGACCCCATCGAGCTGAGGCTCCGCAACGCACTGGAGACCGGGGAGAAGTGGCTGGGCGGTGCGCCGGTGGAGAGCGGCACGCTGCGCGCCTGTCTGGAGAAGGCCCGCGAGGCCTCGGACTGGCACCGTCGGCGGGAGCGCCCGGCCATCCCGTCACCCGGAAAGCGGCGCGGCATCGGCGTGGCGGCCATCGGCCACGTGTCCGGGCTGCTGGGCTCCAGCGCCACCGTCCGGCTCAACGAGGATGGCACCGTCAACGTCATGACTGGCGCGGTGGACACCGGCCAGGGCTCGGACACGGCGCTCGCGCAGGTCGCGGCGGGCGCGCTGGGGCTGTCCCTGGAGCAGCTCCACTTCAGCCGTCCCGACACGGACACGTCTCCGTATGACTGGTGCACCGGAGGCACGCGCACCACCTTCACCGTGGGCCACGTCATCGCCCAGGCGTGCGAGCAGGTCCGTGAGCAGCTCTTCGAGCACGCCGGCGCGATTCTCGAACGTCCCGTGAGGGTGCTCGAGCTGAGGCCCGGTGGGCTCGTGGGCGTCCGGGGGGAGCCAGGGGTGTCCGTCTCCTTCGGAGCCATCGCCGGCCGCGCCCTCTATGTCGAGGGTGGGCCCATCGTCGCCACGGCCCGGTGGCTGTTTCCCGCGTGGCAGCTCGACACGCGCCGCACGACGGTGGAGGGGCTGCCCTCCATGGGCAATGGCTTCTTCATCTTCGGCGTGCAGGTGGCCGAGGTCGAAGTGGATGAGCTGACCGGCAAGGTGGAGCTACTCGAGGCCTGGAGCGTCCACGACGTGGGCCGAGCGCTCAACCCCGCGGCGGCCGAGGGACAGGTGCAGGGCGGCTTCGTCCAGGGGCTCGGCTACGCGCTGACCGAGGAGCTGGTGTGGAAGGACGGCCACCTCGTCAATCCCTCCATGAGTGGCTACAAGGTGCCGGGCGCGCTCGACGTGCCCGTCGCCATCCATCCCATCCTGCTGGAGCACGCCTTCGGGCCCGGGCCGTTCGGTGCCAAGGGCGTCGCCGAGGCCGGCGTGGTGGGCGTGGCGCCCGCCGTCTGCAATGCCATCCGCCACGCCACGGGCGCGTGCGTGAATCAGATACCGGCCACGGGAGAGCGCGTGCTGCGGGCGCTGCTGGCGCGCGAGGAGGCGCACTCGAAAGACTGA